The following DNA comes from Rhodopseudomonas boonkerdii.
TCCACCACCGATGACGATGACATCAAACTTGTCTTGCATGGCAGCAGCTTCTAGCGCGCCTGTGGACAAGATTGAAGGGAAATCGAGAGGGGCGTTTCACGTGAAACGGAGAAGCTCGCCTAGGTTCCATTACATGGAACCTCATCCTGAGAGTCAGACTGGAAATGTGGTCCGTCGGTTGGCGATGCTAGTCGCCCAGGCGGAACGCAACGCACTCTGTCCCCTCGTGATGGGGAGCGCGCCAGGTGGCGCGCGTCTCGAACCATGAAATGGCTGGCTCGGAGCGTACCGCCATCCTTCGAGACGGCGCTTCGCGCCTCCTCACCATGAGGATAGAGCCTATGGCAAGGCGCTGCTCTTGTTTCACGTGAAACATCAATTATAGGAATTATTACTTTCCTATGCAAAAATCCCTAAATATGCTATCGAGCACATCTTCCACATCGACCTGCCCAAGCAACCGACCAAGTTGATATGCAGCGGCGCGCAGATCTTCTGCCACGAGTTCATCGCCTTGCTGCGCCGATGTTGCAGCGTGCCGCAGCAAATCTACCGTGCGACGAAGCAGGTCACGCTGGCGATCCCGTGTGATGAAGCCTGCCTCGCCCTGTCCGAAATACTGGGATGCAAATTCAACCAGCGCCGACATCAGTTCGCTCATGCCGTCGCCGCGTTCGGCCGAAATCGAAAACGTTGCGTCCTCCAAAGCCGCGGCAGGCACATCGGTTTTGGTTCTGACGATCCAGATCGGCGCATCGCTCTCAGTCAGCCAACCTTCTGGCCGTGCAGCATCCGCTGAGTCGACCAGCCACAGAACAAGGTCCGCTTCACCCGCCCGGGCACGCGCACGACGGACGCCCTCTTCTTCCACCGGGTCGATCGTCTCGCGAATACCGGCCGTATCGATCACGGTCACCGGATAACCGTCGAGATCAAGCTGCACTTCGAGCACATCGCGCGTCGTTCCCGCATGAGGCGAGACGATCGCGACATCACGGCGGGCGAGCTGATTCATCAGCGTGGACTTACCGACATTGGGTTGACCGGCAATCGCCACAACAAGCCCCTCGCGCAGGCGCTCGCCCCGGCCTTGCGCCGACAGCACCTCCTCGATCTCACGGCAAAGTGCTTCCGCCTTCTCCAATGCGGGTGCCATCAGTTCCGCGGAAACATCGCCCTCGTCGGAAAAATCGATGCCGACTTCC
Coding sequences within:
- the mnmE gene encoding tRNA uridine-5-carboxymethylaminomethyl(34) synthesis GTPase MnmE — protein: MHPRDQTIYALSSGRPPTAIAIVRVSGTRAGIALERLAKKRPIPRAATHVLLADEKLGPIDDAMVLWFPAPASATGEDTAEFHIHGGRAVLVALFDALAAIPGLRPAEPGEFTRRAFENGKLDLTEAEGLDDLIHADTDRQRKQALRQLKGLLGDKARNWRQQIIEALALVEVGIDFSDEGDVSAELMAPALEKAEALCREIEEVLSAQGRGERLREGLVVAIAGQPNVGKSTLMNQLARRDVAIVSPHAGTTRDVLEVQLDLDGYPVTVIDTAGIRETIDPVEEEGVRRARARAGEADLVLWLVDSADAARPEGWLTESDAPIWIVRTKTDVPAAALEDATFSISAERGDGMSELMSALVEFASQYFGQGEAGFITRDRQRDLLRRTVDLLRHAATSAQQGDELVAEDLRAAAYQLGRLLGQVDVEDVLDSIFRDFCIGK